From the genome of Nakamurella flavida, one region includes:
- a CDS encoding excalibur calcium-binding domain-containing protein, with protein MLAALPIVLLSLTASPAWAAAPSGPPVGSLDFVSLGADGSLTVRGWTADPDTLRESIGVHIYVDGVRGYPYRTGSEARPDVAAVVGATQAGYRVTLPPQGPGPHTVCAYGINTGPAAPNAQVGCLTYGVDRAPVGSLDVAVGQPDGSATVAGWATDPDDPAAPLAVHFYVDGRFAGVTATDGPRADIAALFGAPAAGYLTALPAQGPGRHTVCAYGINIGTVAPNSQLGCATYGLDRTAIGSLDAAVQIDEANVRVAGWATDPDDLAAPLAVHFYVDGRFGGSTSTGGVRPDVAAIFGAPAAGYEATVSAAGIGSGSGQHRVCAYGINIGNRAPNPELGCLTFGTPIAPPPVVTPPPPVVTPPPPVVTPPPVVTPPTTPALIDYPNCDAMHRDHPHGVGRPGAVDRPVPGVLNFTVSQALYDLNSESDRDKDGVACEA; from the coding sequence ATGCTCGCTGCCCTACCGATCGTCCTGTTGTCCCTCACCGCGTCGCCCGCATGGGCTGCCGCACCCTCCGGCCCGCCCGTCGGGTCGCTGGATTTCGTCTCGCTCGGTGCCGACGGCAGCCTGACCGTCCGGGGGTGGACCGCGGACCCCGACACCCTGCGCGAGTCCATCGGCGTCCACATCTACGTCGACGGCGTGCGGGGATACCCGTACCGGACCGGCAGCGAGGCGCGTCCGGATGTCGCCGCCGTCGTCGGGGCGACGCAGGCGGGCTACCGGGTCACGCTGCCGCCCCAGGGGCCGGGGCCGCACACCGTCTGCGCGTACGGCATCAACACCGGTCCTGCCGCCCCCAATGCCCAGGTGGGTTGCCTGACATACGGTGTCGACCGTGCCCCGGTCGGCAGCCTGGACGTGGCGGTCGGGCAGCCGGACGGGAGTGCCACCGTCGCCGGATGGGCGACCGACCCGGACGATCCGGCCGCGCCGCTCGCCGTCCACTTCTACGTGGACGGACGATTCGCGGGCGTGACCGCCACCGACGGCCCGCGGGCGGACATCGCCGCCCTCTTCGGTGCCCCCGCTGCCGGGTACCTGACGGCGCTGCCTGCCCAGGGCCCCGGGAGGCACACCGTCTGCGCCTACGGCATCAACATCGGCACGGTGGCGCCGAACTCCCAGCTGGGTTGCGCCACCTACGGCCTCGACCGGACCGCGATCGGCAGCCTCGATGCGGCGGTCCAGATCGACGAGGCGAACGTGCGGGTCGCCGGATGGGCGACCGACCCGGACGATCTGGCGGCGCCGCTCGCCGTCCACTTCTACGTGGACGGACGCTTCGGCGGTTCCACGTCCACCGGGGGCGTGCGGCCCGATGTGGCCGCGATCTTCGGTGCCCCCGCAGCCGGTTACGAGGCCACCGTGTCCGCGGCCGGCATCGGATCCGGGTCGGGTCAGCATCGGGTCTGCGCCTACGGCATCAACATCGGCAACCGGGCGCCCAACCCCGAACTCGGGTGCCTCACCTTCGGCACGCCCATCGCCCCGCCGCCGGTGGTCACGCCCCCGCCGCCGGTGGTCACGCCCCCGCCGCCGGTGGTCACGCCGCCCCCGGTGGTGACGCCCCCGACGACGCCCGCGCTCATCGACTACCCCAATTGCGACGCGATGCACCGCGACCACCCGCATGGGGTGGGGCGACCCGGTGCTGTCGACAGACCGGTACCCGGTGTCCTGAACTTCACCGTGTCGCAGGCGTTGTACGACCTCAACAGCGAGAGTGACCGGGACAAGGACGGCGTCGCCTGCGAGGCCTGA
- a CDS encoding NUDIX domain-containing protein, with amino-acid sequence MAFAYPTHVVAAALLLRDTAGAVLMVRTAYREHLVLPGGLVENDEAPAVAAVREVREETGLTCAAARLLAVQHIPVRPALPSTLQLIFDTPPVPVGVALVFPPDEVTELCWLAPADAAAAGGRWGAERITAALAAQADGVVRYLDG; translated from the coding sequence GTGGCCTTCGCGTACCCGACCCATGTCGTCGCCGCGGCACTGCTCCTCCGCGACACGGCCGGCGCCGTCCTCATGGTGCGGACCGCCTACCGCGAGCACCTGGTGCTGCCCGGCGGGCTGGTCGAGAACGACGAGGCCCCGGCCGTCGCCGCCGTGCGGGAGGTCCGGGAGGAGACCGGGCTGACCTGTGCGGCCGCCAGACTGCTGGCCGTGCAACACATCCCGGTGCGCCCCGCTCTCCCCTCCACGCTGCAGCTCATCTTCGACACACCGCCGGTCCCCGTCGGCGTCGCCCTGGTGTTCCCGCCCGACGAGGTCACCGAACTGTGCTGGCTCGCCCCGGCCGACGCCGCGGCTGCGGGCGGTCGGTGGGGCGCCGAACGCATCACCGCCGCGCTGGCGGCGCAGGCGGACGGGGTGGTGCGGTACCTGGACGGGTGA
- a CDS encoding metal ABC transporter ATP-binding protein, whose product MTDSVRVIGVSALHGRVLAVDRVDAVFRAGAVTAVTGGNGSGKSALVAVVAGVHPAAQGEVVRPPGGVALVPQSWSADRPLPLSVRAAVAMGRWHRRGRWGRLCTADHAIVADAMERLGVTDLAGRQIGALSGGQRQRVLVAQGLAQRAPVLLLDEPTAGVDAPARAWIEDALAAEADRGTVVVHITHDPASVERAGYRLHLEAGRVAAPVPPTAGAGIGVRS is encoded by the coding sequence GTGACGGACAGCGTGCGGGTCATCGGTGTGAGTGCCTTACACGGACGGGTTCTCGCCGTCGACCGGGTGGACGCGGTGTTCCGCGCCGGTGCGGTGACCGCGGTGACCGGAGGCAACGGGTCCGGCAAGTCGGCGCTGGTCGCGGTGGTCGCCGGCGTGCACCCGGCGGCCCAGGGGGAGGTGGTGCGACCGCCCGGCGGTGTCGCCCTGGTCCCGCAGTCCTGGTCGGCCGACCGCCCCCTGCCGCTCAGCGTCCGGGCCGCGGTCGCCATGGGTCGCTGGCACCGCCGCGGCCGGTGGGGGCGACTGTGCACGGCGGACCACGCGATCGTCGCTGATGCGATGGAGCGCCTGGGGGTGACCGACCTGGCCGGACGCCAGATCGGGGCACTGTCCGGGGGGCAGCGGCAGCGGGTCCTGGTGGCCCAGGGGCTCGCCCAGCGGGCCCCGGTGCTCCTGCTCGACGAGCCGACCGCCGGTGTCGACGCCCCGGCCCGTGCGTGGATCGAGGACGCCCTGGCCGCCGAGGCCGATCGCGGCACCGTCGTCGTCCACATCACCCACGACCCGGCCTCGGTCGAACGGGCCGGGTACCGCCTGCATCTCGAGGCCGGCCGGGTGGCGGCGCCGGTCCCGCCCACCGCCGGCGCTGGGATCGGCGTCCGGTCTTGA
- the aztB gene encoding zinc ABC transporter permease AztB, producing the protein MSWLLDPFSASFMLHALVGGLLVAGICGVAGTWVVIRGSAFLGEALAHGMVPGVALAALLGFPSILGAAVSAGAMATGVGLLTRNRRLSDDTAIALLFVGMLALGVLIVSRSRSFATDLTAVLFGDVLAIRGGDLVQLAVAVLLTVALAAGFHRSFVALAFDPAKAATLGLRPHVGRIAVTVLVTLAVVSSYQAVGSLLVVGLLVGPAAAARPWTSGIAASMAVAAGIGAVAVVAGLLLSWHAGTAAGASIAVLAVASYPLSVLLRAARRTRPVTAAPAVPPAADSTPLLRR; encoded by the coding sequence GTGTCCTGGCTCCTCGATCCGTTCTCCGCGTCGTTCATGCTGCACGCCCTCGTCGGCGGGCTGCTCGTCGCCGGCATCTGCGGCGTCGCCGGCACCTGGGTGGTGATCCGCGGGTCGGCCTTCCTGGGTGAGGCCCTGGCCCACGGCATGGTGCCCGGGGTCGCCCTGGCCGCCCTGCTCGGCTTCCCCAGCATCCTGGGGGCGGCGGTCAGTGCCGGCGCGATGGCCACCGGGGTCGGCCTGCTCACCCGCAACCGGCGGCTGTCCGACGACACCGCGATCGCCCTGCTGTTCGTCGGGATGCTCGCCCTCGGCGTCCTCATCGTCTCGCGGTCCCGTTCGTTCGCCACCGATCTGACCGCCGTCCTGTTCGGCGACGTCCTGGCCATCCGGGGCGGTGACCTGGTCCAACTGGCCGTGGCCGTCCTGCTCACGGTCGCGCTGGCCGCGGGCTTCCACCGGTCGTTCGTGGCGCTGGCCTTCGACCCGGCCAAGGCCGCGACGCTGGGGCTCCGGCCCCACGTCGGCCGCATAGCGGTGACCGTCCTGGTGACCCTGGCCGTGGTCAGTTCGTACCAGGCGGTCGGCAGCCTGCTCGTCGTCGGCCTGCTGGTGGGACCGGCCGCGGCAGCCCGGCCGTGGACCTCCGGCATCGCCGCCTCGATGGCCGTGGCCGCGGGCATCGGCGCCGTCGCCGTCGTCGCCGGACTGCTGCTCTCCTGGCACGCCGGCACCGCCGCCGGGGCATCGATCGCGGTGCTGGCCGTCGCGTCCTACCCGCTGTCCGTCCTGCTCCGCGCGGCCCGGCGGACCCGCCCCGTCACGGCGGCACCGGCCGTCCCACCGGCCGCCGACAGCACACCGCTGCTCCGCCGCTGA
- a CDS encoding metal ABC transporter substrate-binding protein — translation MRARHRLLPALLTATLLLGGCSGDASAPDRPLIAVSTNILGDVVREVIGAQADVLVLMPPGSDPHSFEISAQEAARLRGADLLVSNGLGLEEGVQHHLDAAAADGVPRFVAGDHVETVAYTDDEMSGPDPHLWTDPRRMLQVLDALEPALAALDAVDGPALHASAETYRQELRDLDAHLAELFATIPASRRALVTNHNVFGYLAQRYDFTVVGTVLPGGTTLAAPSASDFDDLIQDMATASVDVVFADVAQPERLMRVLADEADVQVEVVPLFTESLSAATGTGEDSGAATYLEMMRSNADRITAALAS, via the coding sequence ATGAGGGCCCGCCACCGGCTCCTGCCGGCGCTCCTGACCGCCACCCTGCTGCTCGGCGGGTGTTCGGGAGACGCATCCGCCCCGGACCGCCCGCTGATCGCGGTGAGCACCAACATCCTGGGCGACGTGGTGCGGGAGGTCATCGGCGCCCAGGCCGACGTGCTCGTGCTCATGCCCCCCGGATCGGACCCGCACTCCTTCGAGATCTCCGCCCAGGAAGCGGCCCGGCTGCGGGGGGCCGATCTGCTGGTGTCCAACGGGCTCGGCCTGGAGGAGGGCGTCCAGCATCACCTGGACGCGGCCGCGGCCGACGGCGTGCCCCGGTTCGTGGCCGGCGACCACGTCGAGACGGTGGCCTACACCGACGACGAGATGTCCGGCCCCGACCCGCATCTGTGGACCGATCCCCGGCGGATGCTGCAGGTCCTCGACGCCCTGGAACCGGCCCTGGCCGCCCTCGACGCCGTGGACGGACCCGCCCTGCACGCTTCCGCCGAAACCTACCGGCAAGAGCTGCGCGACCTGGACGCGCACCTCGCGGAGCTGTTCGCCACCATCCCGGCGAGCCGGCGCGCCCTGGTCACCAACCACAACGTCTTCGGGTACCTGGCCCAACGCTACGACTTCACCGTGGTGGGAACGGTTCTCCCCGGGGGGACCACCCTGGCCGCACCGAGTGCCAGCGATTTCGATGACCTGATCCAGGACATGGCGACCGCCAGTGTCGACGTCGTCTTCGCGGACGTGGCCCAACCGGAGCGCCTCATGCGGGTCCTCGCCGACGAGGCCGACGTCCAGGTCGAGGTGGTACCCCTGTTCACCGAATCCCTCAGTGCAGCAACGGGTACTGGAGAAGACAGCGGGGCGGCCACCTACCTCGAGATGATGCGCAGCAACGCGGACCGCATCACCGCTGCGCTTGCTTCCTGA
- the aztD gene encoding zinc metallochaperone AztD has protein sequence MKPPSLLRPFVLLAGAGLLVTACGSAAPTSSSSPSDTTGSAPNTGAVGNTATTARVALTYDGGVLVLDGTTLEVAADLPLAGFNRLNPAGDGRHVLVSTADGFQVLDAGTDIGSGTGNPALTDLVFAADTPGHVVRHAGRTVLFADGTGEITAFDTDALSADTKPETEVIASEAAHHGVAIELADGSVLSTLGTADGRTGVRVLGPDGTETARSEECPAVHGEGTAADEVVVFGCKDGVLMYEAGAFTKLQAPDAYGRMGNAYVSETSPLVVGDYNSDPDSEGYLLSELALIDTTAGTLKVVDLPAGVEYTWRDVARGPADEAVLLSADGTLNTLDPTTGEIRQSWDVIDPWTSPEEWQDAHPALTVHGNTAYVTEPAKQRILAVDLTSGEVVADATLPATPNEIAVAAA, from the coding sequence ATGAAGCCCCCTTCCCTCCTCCGCCCGTTCGTCCTCTTGGCCGGCGCCGGTCTCCTGGTCACCGCGTGCGGCTCGGCCGCCCCGACCTCGTCCTCCTCCCCGTCCGACACGACCGGTTCTGCCCCGAACACCGGTGCGGTCGGGAACACCGCGACCACAGCACGTGTCGCGCTCACCTACGACGGTGGCGTGCTGGTGCTGGACGGTACGACGCTGGAGGTGGCCGCCGATCTGCCGCTGGCCGGGTTCAACCGGCTGAACCCGGCCGGCGACGGCCGTCATGTGCTGGTGTCCACCGCCGACGGCTTCCAGGTGCTCGACGCCGGCACCGACATCGGTTCCGGCACCGGTAATCCGGCCCTGACCGACCTGGTGTTCGCGGCCGACACCCCCGGCCACGTCGTCCGGCACGCCGGCCGCACGGTGCTCTTCGCCGACGGCACCGGCGAGATCACCGCGTTCGACACCGATGCCCTCAGCGCCGACACGAAGCCCGAGACCGAGGTCATCGCCTCGGAGGCCGCCCACCACGGGGTGGCGATCGAACTCGCCGACGGCTCGGTGCTGTCCACCCTGGGCACGGCCGACGGGCGGACCGGGGTGCGGGTCCTGGGCCCGGACGGTACGGAGACCGCGCGCAGCGAGGAGTGCCCCGCCGTCCACGGCGAGGGCACGGCCGCCGACGAGGTCGTCGTCTTCGGCTGCAAGGACGGTGTCCTGATGTACGAGGCGGGTGCGTTCACCAAGCTGCAGGCGCCGGACGCCTACGGCCGCATGGGCAACGCCTACGTCAGCGAGACCTCCCCGCTGGTCGTCGGGGACTACAACAGCGACCCGGACAGCGAGGGCTACCTGCTCTCCGAGCTCGCCCTCATCGACACCACCGCCGGCACGCTGAAGGTCGTCGACCTGCCCGCGGGTGTCGAGTACACCTGGCGGGACGTGGCCCGGGGCCCGGCCGACGAGGCCGTGCTGCTCAGCGCGGACGGCACCCTGAACACCCTGGATCCCACGACCGGCGAGATCCGGCAGTCCTGGGACGTCATCGACCCGTGGACGTCCCCGGAGGAGTGGCAGGACGCCCACCCGGCGCTGACCGTGCACGGGAACACCGCCTACGTGACCGAACCCGCGAAGCAGCGCATCCTGGCCGTCGACCTGACCTCCGGCGAGGTGGTCGCCGATGCCACCCTGCCGGCCACCCCCAACGAGATCGCCGTCGCGGCAGCCTGA
- a CDS encoding VWA domain-containing protein, with amino-acid sequence MTELSRGANAPLSGGTVRIAVAGARPGAVDLMAFQLTGDRVVRDDADFVFFNQPASPEGAVRLVDGATLTLDLAAVPPAVQTVAVTVALDDGQTGSLATVSGLAVAITDGTSTLTAPASGLTTERAAVLVEVYRRGEAWKVRSVSAGWAQGLAALVREHGVSVDDEPAASAPPAAPAPVVSPSPAAAAPPAVDGPRSVPGEERLSLVKRQALDLRKKEVHKVLLTKGAAQERARIVLVIDKTGSMYEEFQSRLVHRVVERMVPVAIQLDDDGSLEAYLYAVKFAKLPDLHVADLEEWQETYLHLNGKHGGIDYKKIGGYNDEIPILTEVMSSVDARAGKPTLVLFFTDGGFAKKKAITKLMSGASSLPIFWQFVGIGRNDYGLLTSLDEMEGRVVDNVGFFALDDIDRVDDAELYRRLLGEFPDWLRAARTAGILR; translated from the coding sequence ATGACCGAACTGAGCCGAGGAGCCAACGCCCCGCTGTCCGGGGGCACCGTCCGCATCGCCGTGGCCGGCGCCCGACCGGGGGCTGTCGACCTGATGGCCTTCCAGCTGACCGGTGACCGCGTGGTGCGGGACGACGCCGACTTCGTCTTCTTCAACCAGCCGGCCTCACCGGAGGGGGCGGTGCGACTGGTCGACGGGGCCACGCTGACCCTGGATCTGGCCGCGGTGCCGCCGGCGGTGCAGACGGTGGCGGTGACCGTCGCCCTGGACGACGGGCAGACCGGGTCGCTGGCGACGGTGTCGGGCCTCGCCGTGGCGATCACCGACGGGACGTCGACGCTCACCGCCCCGGCGAGCGGGCTGACCACGGAGCGGGCCGCCGTGCTCGTCGAGGTCTACCGGCGGGGCGAGGCGTGGAAGGTGCGCAGTGTGTCGGCCGGCTGGGCGCAGGGGCTGGCCGCTCTGGTCCGCGAGCACGGGGTCAGCGTCGACGACGAGCCCGCCGCTTCGGCGCCGCCCGCCGCACCGGCACCGGTGGTGTCACCGTCACCCGCCGCCGCCGCCCCGCCCGCCGTCGACGGCCCGCGCTCGGTGCCCGGGGAGGAGCGGCTGTCGCTGGTCAAGCGGCAGGCGCTGGACCTGCGCAAGAAGGAGGTGCACAAGGTCCTGCTGACGAAGGGGGCCGCGCAGGAGCGGGCGCGCATCGTGCTGGTGATCGACAAGACCGGGTCGATGTACGAGGAGTTCCAGTCCCGCCTGGTGCACCGGGTGGTGGAGCGCATGGTGCCGGTGGCCATCCAGCTCGACGACGACGGCTCGCTCGAGGCGTATCTCTACGCGGTGAAGTTCGCCAAGCTGCCCGATCTGCACGTCGCCGATCTCGAGGAGTGGCAGGAGACCTACCTGCACCTGAACGGCAAGCACGGTGGTATCGACTACAAGAAGATCGGCGGCTACAACGACGAGATCCCGATCCTCACCGAGGTGATGTCCTCGGTCGACGCCCGCGCCGGCAAGCCGACCCTGGTGCTGTTCTTCACCGACGGCGGGTTCGCCAAGAAGAAGGCCATCACCAAGCTGATGAGCGGGGCGTCGTCGCTGCCGATCTTCTGGCAGTTCGTGGGCATCGGCCGCAACGACTACGGCCTGTTGACCTCGCTCGACGAGATGGAGGGCCGGGTCGTGGACAACGTCGGGTTCTTCGCCCTGGACGACATCGACCGGGTGGACGACGCCGAGCTCTACCGGCGGCTGCTGGGGGAGTTCCCGGACTGGCTGAGGGCGGCCCGGACGGCGGGCATCCTGCGCTGA
- the metE gene encoding 5-methyltetrahydropteroyltriglutamate--homocysteine S-methyltransferase: MTVPPIPRTCGATVHGYPRHGPDRELKRAVEAYWAGRADADGLLAVAAQLRRDRLVELRDAGLSEIPGEFSLYDHVADTAWLLGAVPDRHRAAVPGQESAADRLDRYFAMTRGTDAVAPLEMTKWFDTNYHHLVPELGPDTGFALDPSGPLEMLAEARDLGVTTRPVVLGPLTFLLLSKPTADSPADFAPLDLLDTVLPLYEELLARLQAAGASWVQIDEPILVLDQPPAVLDLAARVLDRLTAVPARPKILLAGYFGSFGDALPVLVGSPVDGLALDLVAGTADLAALRELGGLPGRRLVLGVVDGRNVWRTDLDAALAVAAGAGDLAGSLDVAASCSLLHVPLDLTTEQHLDPAVVPWLAFGRQKLAELVVLARGITDGPSAVEAELAAARVALADRRTSGVVVDPAVRARAAAVVDADLVRPPYPERRAAHRRRLPLPLFPTTTIGSFPQTGDLRRARAALRAGQLDPAGYRSAMQAEIAAVLDLQTELGLDVLVHGEPERNDMVQYFAEQLDGFVVTHHGWVQSYGTRCVRPPILVGDVSRPVPMTVPWTTWAQARTDRPVKGMLTGPVTMLAWSFVRDDLPIADTARQVALALRDEVVDLDAAGTAIIQVDEPALRETLPLRRADRAAYLDWATRAFRLATSGVATDTAVHTHMCYAEFGDILSAVFDLDADVISVEAARSGMGIGAELADAGYPHEVGPGVWDIHSPRVPSVDEMEAHLRATSTVLPAERLWVNPDCGLKTRGRAETVAALGNLVAAALRVRVGR, encoded by the coding sequence ATGACCGTTCCCCCCATCCCCCGCACCTGTGGTGCCACCGTGCACGGCTACCCCCGGCACGGCCCCGACCGGGAGCTCAAGCGGGCCGTCGAGGCGTACTGGGCCGGCCGGGCCGACGCCGACGGCCTGCTCGCCGTCGCGGCGCAGCTGCGCCGCGACCGCCTGGTGGAGCTGCGTGACGCCGGGCTGTCCGAGATCCCCGGGGAGTTCTCGCTGTACGACCACGTCGCCGACACCGCCTGGCTGCTCGGGGCCGTCCCGGACCGGCACCGCGCCGCCGTCCCCGGCCAGGAGTCCGCGGCCGACCGGTTGGACCGGTACTTCGCGATGACCCGGGGAACGGACGCCGTCGCGCCCCTGGAGATGACGAAGTGGTTCGACACGAACTACCACCACCTGGTCCCGGAACTGGGGCCCGACACCGGGTTCGCCCTGGACCCGTCCGGCCCGCTGGAGATGCTGGCCGAGGCCCGGGACCTGGGGGTGACCACCCGCCCGGTGGTCCTCGGGCCGCTGACCTTCCTGCTGCTGAGCAAGCCCACGGCCGACAGCCCGGCGGACTTCGCACCGCTCGACCTGCTGGACACCGTTCTCCCGCTGTACGAGGAGCTGCTCGCACGACTGCAGGCGGCCGGGGCGTCGTGGGTGCAGATCGACGAACCGATCCTGGTGCTCGACCAGCCGCCCGCCGTGCTGGACCTGGCCGCACGGGTGCTGGACCGTCTCACCGCCGTCCCCGCCCGGCCGAAGATCCTCCTGGCCGGCTACTTCGGATCGTTCGGGGACGCCCTGCCGGTGCTCGTCGGTTCCCCGGTCGACGGGCTCGCCCTGGATCTGGTGGCCGGAACCGCTGACCTGGCGGCCCTGCGCGAGCTGGGCGGCCTGCCCGGGAGACGCCTCGTCCTGGGGGTGGTCGACGGCCGGAACGTCTGGCGCACCGATCTGGACGCGGCGCTGGCCGTGGCGGCCGGGGCGGGTGATCTCGCCGGGTCGCTGGACGTGGCCGCCTCCTGCTCGCTGCTGCACGTGCCGCTGGACCTGACCACGGAGCAGCACCTGGACCCCGCGGTGGTGCCGTGGCTCGCCTTCGGCAGGCAGAAGCTCGCCGAGCTGGTCGTGCTCGCCCGCGGGATCACCGACGGCCCGTCGGCGGTCGAGGCGGAACTGGCCGCCGCCCGAGTGGCGCTGGCCGACCGGCGGACCTCGGGTGTGGTGGTGGACCCCGCCGTGCGCGCCCGGGCGGCCGCCGTCGTCGACGCCGATCTCGTCCGGCCGCCCTACCCCGAGCGCCGGGCGGCCCATCGGCGGCGACTGCCCCTCCCGCTGTTCCCGACCACGACGATCGGCTCGTTCCCGCAGACCGGGGACCTGCGCCGGGCCCGGGCCGCGCTGCGCGCCGGGCAGCTGGACCCGGCCGGGTACCGGTCGGCGATGCAGGCCGAGATCGCCGCCGTGCTGGACCTGCAGACCGAGCTCGGCCTCGACGTGCTGGTGCACGGCGAGCCGGAGCGCAACGACATGGTGCAGTACTTCGCCGAGCAGCTCGACGGGTTCGTGGTCACCCACCACGGGTGGGTGCAGTCGTACGGCACCCGCTGCGTGCGGCCGCCGATCCTCGTCGGTGATGTCTCCCGACCCGTGCCGATGACGGTGCCCTGGACGACGTGGGCCCAGGCCCGCACCGACCGGCCGGTCAAGGGCATGCTCACCGGCCCGGTCACCATGCTGGCGTGGTCGTTCGTCCGGGACGACCTCCCGATCGCCGACACCGCCCGGCAGGTCGCCCTCGCGCTGCGGGACGAGGTCGTCGATCTGGACGCCGCCGGCACGGCGATCATCCAGGTCGACGAACCGGCCCTGCGGGAGACGCTGCCGCTGCGCCGGGCCGACCGCGCCGCCTACCTCGACTGGGCCACCCGGGCGTTCCGCCTGGCCACCTCGGGGGTCGCGACGGACACCGCGGTGCACACCCACATGTGCTATGCCGAGTTCGGCGACATCCTCAGCGCCGTCTTCGATCTCGATGCCGACGTGATCAGCGTGGAGGCCGCCCGGTCGGGGATGGGGATCGGTGCGGAACTGGCCGACGCGGGTTACCCCCACGAGGTCGGCCCGGGCGTGTGGGACATCCATTCGCCGCGGGTCCCGTCGGTCGACGAGATGGAGGCCCACCTGCGGGCCACCTCGACGGTGCTGCCCGCGGAACGGCTGTGGGTCAACCCGGACTGCGGACTCAAGACCCGGGGTCGAGCCGAGACCGTCGCCGCCTTGGGGAATCTCGTCGCCGCCGCGCTCCGGGTGCGCGTCGGTCGGTGA
- a CDS encoding M20 family metallopeptidase codes for MTLADDPVRLAVELIRCDTAGRNEDAALDVVEACLRPAGFAVDRVPWRDGRSNLVARYDGGGRLTFAAHVDTVPFDADRWSVDPLGGEIRDDRLFGRGASDMKSGAAAMVSAAVAAVRGPCAPFSLVFTSAEEVGCLGAASVAAAGLLAADPILVVGESTGNQVRFGHKGATWVRVSARGRSAHGSRPDLGINAIHLLSDAIQRLRQAERTGGLGGPHPVLGDPTVNVGTILGGRQANLVPDHAEMVLDIRTVRDGDVRTVLDHVDGPGLTWDEQLAVRSVWTEPDDPISRAVRAVAGSVTATAGPPEPVPYFTDAAVLAGEVPLVYICGPGDPDQPHTDDESCSVRAVGESARIYRGLLAEWTAGRLG; via the coding sequence ATGACCCTGGCGGACGATCCTGTGCGGCTCGCGGTCGAGTTGATCCGGTGCGACACGGCCGGGCGGAACGAGGACGCGGCGCTGGACGTCGTCGAGGCGTGTCTGCGTCCCGCCGGGTTCGCCGTGGACCGCGTCCCGTGGCGTGACGGCCGGTCGAACCTGGTGGCGCGGTACGACGGGGGCGGTCGGCTGACCTTCGCCGCCCACGTCGACACAGTGCCCTTCGACGCCGATCGGTGGAGCGTCGATCCGCTCGGTGGCGAGATCCGCGACGACCGGTTGTTCGGCCGGGGCGCGAGCGACATGAAGTCCGGGGCAGCGGCGATGGTCTCGGCGGCCGTCGCCGCGGTCCGCGGCCCCTGCGCGCCCTTCTCCCTGGTGTTCACCTCCGCGGAGGAGGTCGGGTGTCTGGGGGCGGCGTCCGTCGCGGCCGCCGGGCTGCTCGCGGCCGACCCGATCCTCGTCGTGGGGGAGTCCACCGGGAACCAGGTCCGGTTCGGGCACAAGGGCGCCACCTGGGTCCGGGTGTCGGCCCGCGGGCGGTCGGCGCACGGCTCCCGGCCGGATCTCGGAATCAACGCCATCCACCTCCTCAGCGACGCGATCCAGCGCTTGCGGCAGGCGGAACGCACCGGTGGGCTCGGCGGGCCGCACCCCGTGCTCGGTGACCCCACGGTCAACGTGGGGACGATCCTGGGTGGTCGGCAGGCCAACCTGGTGCCCGACCACGCCGAGATGGTGCTCGACATCCGCACGGTGCGGGACGGCGACGTCCGCACCGTTCTCGACCACGTCGACGGGCCCGGGCTGACGTGGGACGAACAACTCGCGGTCCGCAGCGTCTGGACCGAACCGGACGACCCGATCTCGCGGGCCGTCCGGGCGGTCGCCGGGTCGGTCACCGCGACAGCGGGTCCGCCGGAGCCGGTGCCCTACTTCACCGACGCGGCGGTGCTGGCCGGGGAGGTTCCGCTGGTCTACATCTGCGGGCCGGGCGATCCCGACCAACCCCACACGGACGACGAGTCGTGCTCCGTCCGGGCCGTCGGCGAGAGCGCGCGGATCTACCGCGGGCTCCTGGCGGAGTGGACCGCCGGTCGGCTGGGCTGA